TACTACCGTTTAGATGCACCGAGCTCCAGCAAAATTACTTGAAGAGGGAAGTCACTGCTGCCGAGATAAAAGCGACTCTGTTCTCCATGCCATTGAACAAAAGCCCAGGCCCGGATGGTTATTCTGTTGAATTCTTTAGAGCTTCTTGGGATCATGTTGGTGAGGATATTACAAGAGCGGTAAGGGAATTTTTTCGAAATGGGAAGCTTCTTAAGGACATGAATACTACGGCCATTGCTCTTATACCTAAGAAGACGGAAGCTTGCAGTTTGTCAGATTATCGACCCATTAGCTGCTGTAACCTGGTATACAAGCTTATCTCCAAGATCATCGCGAACCGGCTCAAACCAATATTATCAGAATGTGTTAGCCCCAATCAAGCAGCATTTCTTAAGGGTCGTAGTCTTGGAGAGAATGTGCTCCTCGCCACTGAACTCATCAAAGACTACAACAAGTCCTCTTGTCTGAAGAGTGCCATGCTCAAAATCGATATCCGCAAGGCCTTCGACACGGTGTGCTGGGATTTTGTCATTAAGGTGCTGGAAGCTCAGCAGTTTCCTCCTATCTTTATAGCTTGGGTTACTGAGTGTATCTCATCTCCTAGATTTTCGGTGGCAATTAATGGAGAGTTGGCAGGATTCTTTGAGGGTAAGAAAGGCTTGCGTCAGGGTGATTCTATATCCCCTTATCTCTTTATTATGTTGATGGAGGTTTTATCTCGGTTACTAGACAGGGCAGAGACTGAAGGTTCATATCAGCTTCATCCGCTATGCTCTTCTCCCAAGCTTACTCATTTACTTTTTGCGGATGACCTTCTAGTCTTCTCAGATGGGTCTCAGTCTTCGACAGAGGGCATAAAAGCGGTCATGTCTCAGTTCAAGGGCTGGTCAACGCTAGACACAAACCAGTCCAAATCGGAAATTTTTTATGGTGGTTACTCTGATGCTCAAGTGGCGGAGCTTAGTAGTCTCTCTGGTTTTCGGAAAGGAACATTTCCTACGAGGTACCTCGGTCTTCCTCTAAGCCCGAAGAGAATCTCTGCAGCAACTCTACAACCTTTTCTAGAGCGTATCACGGCAAAACTCCACTCATGGACAGTGAAGTTGTTATCTTTTGCGGGAAAGGTGACGATGATATACTCGGTAATATATGGCATGGTTAACTTTTGGAGCTCGATTTTTGTTCTGCCTAAATGGTTCTATGCTAAGGTAGATTCCTTGTGCTCCGGCTTCTTGTGGAAGAACAGTACATCTTCAGCATCAGGTGCTAGAGTTTCGTGGGACAGTATATGTAAGCCAAAATCAGAGGGCGGTCTTGGGTTGAGGAAATTAGAGGAGTTTGAACTGGTTTTCAGACTTAAACGAGTTTGGCTCTTCTTCTATGGTTCGGGTTCTTTATGGGTTCCTTGGCTGAGGGATAATCGGTTTGGAGGCAGGAGTTTGTGGCTAATTGACGATTCGCCGCGCTACTCAAGGACTGTTAGAAGCATGCTTCGACTCAAGCAAGACCTTCAACTCTTTCTCCGGTGTAATGTTGGGGACGGGAATACAGCTTCGTTTTGGTTTGATTATTGGACAGACTTGGGTCCTCTAATTCTTATGTTTGGTTCCTCGGGGCCTCGTTCATTGAGAATTCCACTAAATGCGACGGTTTCGGGCGCTGTAACTAATGGCAACTGGAACTTACCGCCAGCACgcttagagagagaaagagaaagttcCCAAGAGGCGGTCACTCTTCAAATTGTCCTTTCTACACTTCAGGTTCCCTCAGCGGCTAGTGGAGGCGATGTGTACTTGTGGAGGAATCACTCGGGGGGTTTCGGGCCATCCTTCTCTTCTCGTGTTACTTGGGAGAGGATTCGTAACCCTTCGCCACCAGTAAGCTGGAACTCAGTCGTATGGTTTAAGGAGGAGATACCTCGCTGCTCGTTTATTACATGGACGGCTTATCTTGGAAGGCTTCCCACGCGAGACCGTTTGATCTCTTGGGGTTTGTCGGTACCGTCAGGTTGTGTCCTTTGCTCTGCTGCGGATGAGTCCATAAGTCATCTTTTCTTTCAATGTTCTTTTGCAGCTGCTACTTGGTCTCGTTTTTGTGGCAGGTTCATGGCGTCTCCCCCGGCAACGTTGGCTGCGATTGCTGATCACTGTCTAAGTCTACAAGGTCCCCATGCTCCAAGGGCGAAAGCGGTGATGAAGCTGCTGAATCAAGTCATCGTTTACTCTCTATGGCGCGAGCGGAACGTGCGTATCTTCAGGGGCGTTACGTTGACTCAGGAGGCCTTCTTCCGTGGGGTTGACAGAGCAATGCGTGACAGGCTACTGTCTCTGTCTCACTCCCGGTCTTCAGCTCAAGTTGCTGCTCCCTCTCTTCTTGAACTGTACTTTTGGTTCCTTTCCccttttagttaatttttttcctGCTTGCTCTTGCTTTTTCTCTTCGGTTCCGGGTTTCTTTTCCTTTCATTTTCGTGTGTTCTTCTCCTTGTTCTTTCTTGCCCTCCTTTGTTGTAATAAGTTGTGTTTCACAACATTGTAAACTCTAGAAAATGGTATAAATcttaacatttagaccaaaaaaaaaaatggttagacaaacaaaataaatttcttttttttgttacaaaaaaaaagacaaaataaacttcctataatttttttctttctttcataaaAAAGGGTTTTTTCGTCTGCAACATATATAGTACAGGATCGAATGATAATGGCATGCGTCctataattaaaatgaaatggaaacagaagttatattatatataagaaaaaaaaactcatcataTTGCACGGCTAGCTAGACCAGCTAGTGTCTTATTCAGTATTGACAGAGACAACGAGTTATCAGACGTACGAGAGAAGAGCGTAcacatctttaaaaaaagacTATTCATAGACCAATGGTAATTTTGAAGTTACATAATATACAGCTCCCAAAATTAATGGAACTCATGCGTTTCTCCTCCTCTCTTTCTCCCAACCATATATACTACGGTACAATAAATCTTTTTCCTTTAAACATTCATGAATATTATAagcagaaagaagaagaaaaaaaaatgcagaaaAATAGAAAGTTAGACATTGCAAGAAAGAATTAGACTATTTCCAAGGTTGTTTACACACTCATACAACAAGTCTTAAAGAAAACAAACGTGGAAATAGTAACAAACATCATCTCCCCCTCTCTCATAACGTAGAATCATTTGAGAGTAAAATATTCAAGATTCAAGAATGCTCCCGCAGTGAAGAAATGATCGAACCTTCGtcttcaggaaaaaaaaaaagaaatctctACTGAATAACACACGGATCTCTCGACACAAGTAGTGTATACTCCAAGAAACGTGTCAGGCTATAAAATATGTAACTAGCtagggtttctctctctctatatatatatgtatacagcTGGGGATGTATATAAGGGTACTTTAGTTGTGAAGAGGATTTGGACCGGAGGGGACGAGTCTTTTATCGACTCCGTACATTGGGTCGATCTCCAGCGGAGGAGGAAGTGGCTGCGTCCTGCTGCTACGGTGGATTCTTTGAAGCTCAAGGCACATAGACCTCGCGTACGTACGAGAGAAAGTGTCACAAGAACCGCTGGGAGTCACGTAATACGGGTGGTGAACGCTCGGGACGAATCGTTGAGTTCGGTAAGAGAAGTTTCTTGATGTCTTCCGGTTTACTTCAGCGGTTGGAGAAGCGGAGAGAAGTAagaagacgaggaggaggacAAAGATCGAGATCAGACGGTTCAGGTGGCTCGTCGACATTGCTTGATATGgggaaggagaaagagagaaaagagagtaaGATGTTTTGGTGGAGAAGGAAAAAgtttaagagagagagataagtaAAGAGGGAGTTTAATGCAAACACAGAAGATGCACATGAATCGACGTTATGAGGAGGAGGTCGTTTTCATagacataattaaaaatatcaactGGTGACCTCATATTATACATTCCGATCTCTATTTATTCCACTTgctgtttgcttttttttttaacatgattTGAAAACGTATAAAATGACCGGTGTATGCATTTTACATGAATGTGTACAACCAAACATATACAAGAAAAACACAAACGCTGTATTTAACTTTTCCTTGGGTATCAAGTTATCTATCTATGGTCTTTATAGGCTTCCCATgggctaaaaaaaaaaaagattccacCAAAACTATTTAGAAGAACCTAATAAGAACGGTCCATCACATGAAGCAGTATATGTATCTCCCAGCTACCTATTTTGAATTAGCATCAATCATCATGTTTTACAGAAACAGAGACAATGGCTTCAATACTTTGATTTGAGTCACAATCTGAATACTACTAAGGTCTGAGAGCAGAGAAAGGATTCCAAAATGTTGAATAAAAGAATAATCTCATTAAGAAACAAGAAGCATTATATCAACACTCAGAACCTTGAAGGTTTTTTTTATAGAAGAATTCTAGAGCCAAAAGTTGGATGAAGAGAACAAAACCTAGGGGATGAGATGTGGTTTCATGTTCTAGTTCATTCCTCATCATCACTATCCTCCTCAGCAGGAAGATTGAGATCGAATTGCATATCAGCTGCTGCCTTGTGTTTGATCCTCTCTTCTTGGTTGGCAATGGTAGTACTAGTATGTGATCGCTTGTGACCTCCTAAAGCTTGTCCTGACCTGTACACCTTGAAGCAAATCGGGCACACGTGACGACCTCTGCTAGTCTTGTTTGCACCACTTGCTCTCTTAACCGCCGGGGACTTGCGAAGCTCATCACCATAGCTGAAGCTGTTGAATCCAGTGTTCCTAAGAGACCCACCAACCGAGACTGACTTCTTTGGTCCATTCATGAAGTAATCATCATCAGAGGAGCCGTCATCACTATTATCATCATCAGCAACAGCAGCAACTTTATCTTTTGTCAGCAGCTCCCCTGAAGATAACTCAGAGATGTTCTCAGATGACTCAGGCACGGGAGAGTCCACAGCAAAGTTATAATCTTTTCTACCCAAATGTAAAAACATCAGATCCTTAGCTCCTTGAACAGTCTCTGACGAGCTCACAATACTAAAAGATTCATCAGAATTGGAGTGCTGCTTCTTAGATCTTTTGATCATCATGGTAGGAGGaccagaggaagaagaagtagCAGCATAGTTGTGACAATCCATGTGATTGGCGAGAGCTTTCAAAGAACAGAAACGTTTACTACATACTCTGcattgctgctgctgctcctgTTTTAGAGGCGGCGTTATCTCTCTCTCATCAACCAAcctcttcttgttgttgttgtgctTGCCAGTGAGATCAAGTGAACTCCGAGGCGAATGAATCCTGATGTGACCTCCGAGTGATTTCCCAGACGGGAACTTCTTGTTACAGAACTTGCACACAAACTCCTTCTTCTCCATTTTTGATTGTCAACTTCTCCGATCAAACactaaacaaaagaagaagaatcaagaaAAGCAAAAAGGAAGAGATCAACTAGAAGAAACCCATTTTTGTGCTTGACGAGTTTACCTCAAAACCAAAGGAAGAGAGGGAAGAAGCAGAGGTAAGGTTGATGCTTTCTTAGAGATGTGACAGTTATTCTCTGAGCTAAGTACAAGATCCGACCTTGAAGCTATAAGATGAAAGCAAAAGGAGAGAATGCTAAAGAAACAAACTTTGTAAATTCCACAGTAATTCTATCCTTAAAAGTTTAGagatttgttttctctttttttattattatttgaatttggaacaaaattaaaaaataataataataaaagagaagTGTTGTTACTGACAAGATTATTCAAAATGTCAACACACTCTCTCTATCCTTTGTTCTATGTTCAATTCATGCATGGAAACAAAAATATCTGTTACAAATCCCATCATAACTCCCTTTActctaattttcaaaaaaacaatcCCAAATCTTGAAAATTGCACAATCCACCACAGATATGTTTG
The Raphanus sativus cultivar WK10039 chromosome 1, ASM80110v3, whole genome shotgun sequence DNA segment above includes these coding regions:
- the LOC108832214 gene encoding uncharacterized protein LOC108832214, with product MLRLKQDLQLFLRCNVGDGNTASFWFDYWTDLGPLILMFGSSGPRSLRIPLNATVSGAVTNGNWNLPPARLERERESSQEAVTLQIVLSTLQVPSAASGGDVYLWRNHSGGFGPSFSSRVTWERIRNPSPPVSWNSVVWFKEEIPRCSFITWTAYLGRLPTRDRLISWGLSVPSGCVLCSAADESISHLFFQCSFAAATWSRFCGRFMASPPATLAAIADHCLSLQGPHAPRAKAVMKLLNQVIVYSLWRERNVRIFRGVTLTQEAFFRGVDRAMRDRLLSLSHSRSSAQVAAPSLLELYFWFLSPFS
- the LOC108857913 gene encoding CLAVATA3/ESR (CLE)-related protein 9, coding for MSTSHLNRLISIFVLLLVFLLLSASPTAEVNRKTSRNFSYRTQRFVPSVHHPYYVTPSGSCDTFSRTYARSMCLELQRIHRSSRTQPLPPPLEIDPMYGVDKRLVPSGPNPLHN
- the LOC108832218 gene encoding zinc finger protein ZAT1-like, with amino-acid sequence MEKKEFVCKFCNKKFPSGKSLGGHIRIHSPRSSLDLTGKHNNNKKRLVDEREITPPLKQEQQQQCRVCSKRFCSLKALANHMDCHNYAATSSSSGPPTMMIKRSKKQHSNSDESFSIVSSSETVQGAKDLMFLHLGRKDYNFAVDSPVPESSENISELSSGELLTKDKVAAVADDDNSDDGSSDDDYFMNGPKKSVSVGGSLRNTGFNSFSYGDELRKSPAVKRASGANKTSRGRHVCPICFKVYRSGQALGGHKRSHTSTTIANQEERIKHKAAADMQFDLNLPAEEDSDDEE